A part of Rhodamnia argentea isolate NSW1041297 chromosome 8, ASM2092103v1, whole genome shotgun sequence genomic DNA contains:
- the LOC115736602 gene encoding ammonium transporter 1 member 3-like, whose product MDVSWEESVADSINTIYLLFSAYLVFVMQLGFAMLCAGSVRAKNAMNIMLTNVVDAVVGSISYYVFGFAFAFGEGSNSNPFIGTYFFALKDIPNSTYDYSFFLYQWAFAIAVAGITSGSIAERTQFSAYLIFSFFLTGFVYPIVAHWVWSSSGWLSPSSSDMLFGSGAIDFAGSGVVHLVGGIAGLWGALIEGPRAGRFDAFGKPVPMRGHNATLVVLGTFLLWFGWFGFNPGSFDKILVPYTTTSDQGNWTAIGRTAVTTTLAGSTAGLVTLFGRRLLVGHWDALDVCNGLLGGFVAITSGCSVVEPWAAIICGFVSAWVLIGLNITALKLKFDDPLEATQLHGGCGAWGLIFTGLFAKEEFVIQAYDSGESGVSRPYGLFMGGGWALVGAQVIEVLAIVGWVSATMGPLFYALHKLKILRISVDEEMAGLDISSHGGYAYTSHAEESQPRFYADYARLQDQS is encoded by the coding sequence ATGGATGTCTCGTGGGAAGAGAGCGTCGCCGATTCGATCAACACCATCTACCTCCTCTTCTCCGCCTACTTGGTCTTCGTAATGCAGCTCGGCTTCGCCATGCTCTGCGCCGGCTCTGTCCGCGCCAAGAATGCCATGAACATCATGCTCACCAACGTCGTCGACGCCGTGGTCGGCAGCATCTCCTATTACGTATTCGGCTTCGCCTTCGCGTTCGGGGAAGGCTCCAACTCCAACCCCTTCATAGGCACCTACTTCTTCGCTCTCAAGGACATCCCCAACAGCACTTACGACTACAGCTTCTTCCTGTACCAATGGGCATTTGCTATTGCGGTTGCTGGGATCACTAGCGGCTCCATAGCCGAGCGAACCCAATTCAGCGCCTACCTCatattctccttcttcctcaccGGGTTTGTGTACCCAATTGTGGCCCATTGGGTCTGGTCGTCGAGCGGGTGGCTCAGCCCAAGTTCGAGCGACATGCTCTTCGGGTCGGGGGCGATAGATTTTGCTGGGAGCGGCGTGGTGCATTTGGTTGGAGGGATTGCTGGTCTCTGGGGCGCATTGATTGAAGGCCCGCGGGCCGGCAGGTTCGACGCGTTCGGTAAGCCCGTGCCGATGCGGGGACACAATGCGACCCTCGTAGTGCTCGGGACATTCCTGTTGTGGTTTGGCTGGTTTGGGTTCAACCCGGGCTCTTTCGATAAGATCCTCGTGCCATACACCACCACGTCCGACCAAGGTAACTGGACGGCGATCGGCCGTACGGCCGTCACAACTACGCTGGCAGGGTCCACTGCGGGGCTAGTTACCCTATTTGGTCGGCGCTTGCTAGTGGGCCACTGGGATGCGCTGGATGTGTGTAATGGCCTGCTCGGAGGGTTCGTCGCGATTACGTCCGGCTGCTCCGTGGTTGAGCCGTGGGCCGCCATCATCTGCGGTTTCGTCTCTGCTTGGGTTCTGATTGGCCTCAACATCACGGCACTGAAGTTGAAGTTTGACGACCCGCTGGAGGCGACCCAGCTGCACGGGGGATGCGGCGCGTGGGGGTTGATATTCACGGGCCTGTTCGCAAAGGAGGAATTTGTGATCCAGGCCTACGATTCCGGAGAGAGCGGGGTGTCGCGGCCGTACGGGCTGTTCATGGGCGGGGGATGGGCATTGGTTGGAGCCCAGGTGATCGAGGTTCTGGCGATTGTGGGCTGGGTGAGCGCCACCATGGGGCCTCTCTTCTATGCCCTTCACAAGCTCAAGATCCTGAGGATCTCAGTCGATGAAGAAATGGCGGGTCTCGACATCTCCAGCCACGGTGGCTACGCTTACACCAGTCACGCCGAGGAAAGCCAGCCTCGCTTCTACGCCGATTACGCGCGTCTCCAAGATCAGTCCTAG
- the LOC115736603 gene encoding E3 ubiquitin-protein ligase AIRP2-like, with the protein MSNKSPFRDSLKALEADIQHANTLALDYPRENGAYLQMRLSFSPVAHLFLFLVQWTDCHLAGALGLLRILIYTNYADGKTTMSVYERKASIRDFYAIIFPSLLQLQKGITDLEERKQREVCSDRYRKKKESLRGKFSELDLEREEECGICLETTSRVILPNCCHSLCLRCYQNWHARSQSCPFCRDSLKRTKSEDLWIYTEKHDIVDLPTIQKENAKRLFMYIDKLPLVVPDTVFVPHDTHCR; encoded by the exons ATGAGTAATAAGTCGCCGTTCAGGGATTCTCTCAAAGCTCTCGAAGCTGATATTCAGCACGCCAACACTCt GGCCTTGGACTATCCGAGGGAAAATGGAGCGTACCTTCAGATGAGATTATCTTTCAGTCCAGTTGCccacttatttctttttcttgtccagTGGACTGACTGTCACCTGGCTGGTGCACTTGGGCTGCTTAGAATTCTTATTTACACG AACTATGCAGATGGCAAGACCACTATGTCTGTTTATGAGAGGAAAGCAAGCATTAGAGACTTTTATG CAATTATATTCCCTTCTCTGTTGCAACTTCAAAAAGGCATCACAGATTTGGAAGAGAGGAAGCAGAGAGAAGTTTGTTCTGACCGGTataggaagaagaaagagtcaCTTCGGGGGAAGTTCTCTGAACTTGACTTAGAAAGAGAAGAGGAGTGCGGGATTTGCTTGGAGACGACCAGCAGGGTTATATTGCCTAACTGCTGTCATTCTTTGTGTTTAAGGTGCTATCAGAATTG GCACGCACGATCTCAGTCATGTCCATTCTGTAGGGATAGTCTCAAAAGAACCAAATCTGAAGACCTCTGGATTTACACAGAAAAGCACGATATCGTTGATTTGCCCACCATTCAGAAGGAGAATGCCAAGAGGCTGTTCATGTACATTGATAAGTTGCCTCTGGTTGTTCCGGACACTGTCTTCGTTCCCCACGATACTCATTGTAGGTGA
- the LOC115736782 gene encoding cis-prenyltransferase 4, chloroplastic: MPRHVAVIMDGNARWARRSAGHEAGVKSLRELTKLCSEWGIGVLTVFAFSSDNWVRPKAEVELLMGLFERVIQMELENFMREGVQVCMIGDSLNLPKSLQKLFADAEEMTKNNSRLQLIAAVSYSGKHGIVQACRTIACKVKDSHLELEDFGERLIERELETSCSEFPCPDLLIRTSGELRLSNFMLWQLAYTELFFVRALWPDFGKAEFIEALLSYQQRQRRYGARVS, encoded by the exons ATGCCGAGGCACGTTGCGGTGATAATGGACGGCAACGCCAGGTGGGCCCGGCGATCGGCGGGGCACGAGGCGGGGGTGAAGTCGCTAAGGGAGCTGACGAAGCTCTGTAGCGAGTGGGGGATCGGAGTGCTCACCGTCTTCGCCTTCTCGTCCGATAATTGGGTTCGGCCAAAG GCCGAGGTTGAACTTTTGATGGGATTGTTCGAAAGAGTGATTCAAATGGAGCTGGAGAATTTTATGAG GGAAGGAGTTCAAGTATGCATGATTGGAGATTCCTTGAATCTTCCCAAGTCATTGCAAAAATTGTTTGCGGATGCAGAggagatgaccaaaaacaactCCAGACTCCAACTTATTGCGGCAGTGAGCTACAGCGGCAAGCATGGCATTGTACAAGCATGCAGAACTATTGCTTGCAAGGTAAAAGACAGTCATCTCGAGTTGGAAGACTTCGGCGAGAGACTTATAGAACGGGAGCTAGAGACGAGCTGCAGCGAATTTCCCTGCCCAGATTTACTGATTCGCACAAGCGGTGAACTTCGGCTCAGCAACTTCATGTTGTGGCAGTTGGCCTACACCGAACTTTTCTTTGTGCGGGCGCTCTGGCCGGATTTCGGGAAAGCCGAGTTTATAGAAGCCTTGCTTTCTTATCAGCAGAGGCAGAGACGATATGGAGCGCGGGTTTCCTAA
- the LOC115736711 gene encoding ABC transporter G family member 31 translates to MAASNGSEFFEVEIERGGETLGRPSNAESVEEDENELLWAAIERLPSQKRTNMALLRRTPSEHGGDAQQTETIDVRRLDRLNRELVVRKALATNDQDNYRLLSAMKERLDRVGLEVPKIEVRFENLNIEANVQTGSRALPTLVNYTRNMIENVLTSLMIFRPRRQSLAILKTIRGVIKPGRMTLLLGPPGSGKSTLLLALAGKLDANLKKSGNITYNGNKLSDFCVQRTSAYISQTDNHIAELTVRETFDFAARCQGASEGFAGYMKDLARFENERGIRPSPEIDAFMKASSVGGKRHSVSTEYVLKVLGLEVCADTFVGNDMLRGVSGGQRKRVTTGEMIVGPRKTLFMDEISTGLDSSTTYQIVKCVRNFVHLMDATVLMALLQPAPETFDLFDDLLLLSEGHVVYQGPRSDVLEFFESLGFRLPPRKGVADFLQEVTSRKDQAQYWADPSRPYEFLSVSKIAEAFKMSRFGSSVESALAASNVQSNSHPNALSKTNFAVSKWELFKTCFAREVLLISRHRFLYIFRTCQVACVGLVTCTIFLRTRLHPTDETNGNLYLSCLFFGLIHMMFNGFSELPITISRLPVFYKQRDNFFYPAWAWSLSSWILRVPYSVIEAVVWSCVVYYTVGFAPGAGRFFRFMLLLLAVHQMALGLFRMMATIARDMVIANTFGSAALLIIFLLGGFIIPKSMIKPWWVWGFWVSPLSYGQRAISVNEFTATRWTEKSAHGNNSVGYNVLQSHSLPSSGHWYWIGVGVLLLYSLLFNNIVTLALAYLNPIITAQSVIPVDETAENSSQGIDSTQSRSNPTSSGEGNKKKGMILPFQPLTMTFHDVNYFVDMPKAMRSQGIPESKLQLLSKVSGVFSPGVLTALVGSSGAGKTTLMDVLAGRKTGGYIEGEIRISGHPKQQHTFARVSGYVEQNDIHSPQVTVEESLWFSASLRLPKEVSKEKKREFVEEVMKLVELDTLRHALVGLPGSSGLSTEQRKRLTIAVELVANPSIIFMDEPTSGLDARAAAIVMRTVRNTVDTGRTVVCTIHQPSIDIFEAFDELLLMKRGGCVIYGGKLGTHSQVLIDYFQGINGITPIPSGYNPATWMLEVTTPAAEQKIGADFADIYRNSDQFREVEATIERLSVPPAGSEPLKFDTMFSQDQLSQFFICLWKQNLVYWRSPQYNAVRIFFTTLSALIFGSVFWDIGSRRESTQDLFMVMGALYASCLFLGVNNASSVQPIVSIERTVFYREKAAGMYSPLSYAAAQGLVEIPYVAVQTIMYGVITYFMVNFERTARKFFLFLVFMFLTFTYFTFYGMMAVGLTPSQHLAAVISSAFYSLWNLLSGFLVPKPNIPGWWIWFYYVCPVAWTLRGIITSQLGDVDTQIVGPSFKGSVKEYLEVSLGYDGGMIGVSVAVLIGFNLFFFAVFAFSVKVLNFQRR, encoded by the exons ATGGCGGCGTCGAACGGGAGCGAGTTCTTCGAGGTcgagatagagagagggggCGAGACGCTTGGGCGGCCGTCGAACGCGGAATCCGTGGAGGAGGATGAGAACGAGCTGCTGTGGGCGGCGATCGAGCGCCTCCCCTCGCAGAAGCGGACCAACATGGCCCTGCTCAGGCGGACGCCGTCGGAGCATGGCGGCGACGCTCAACAGACGGAGACGATCGACGTGCGGAGGCTGGACCGCCTCAACAGGGAGCTCGTCGTCAGGAAGGCCCTGGCCACGAATGACCAGGACAACTACCGCCTCCTCTCCGCCATGAAGGAGCGTCTCGACCG GGTCGGCTTGGAGGTGCCGAAGATCGAAGTGAGGTTCGAGAACCTGAACATCGAAGCCAATGTGCAAACAGGCTCAAGAGCTTTGCCTACGTTGGTGAATTACACTCGTAACATGATAGAG AATGTTCTAACTAGCTTGATGATATTTCGACCGAGAAGGCAGTCGCTCGCGATCTTGAAGACCATTAGGGGAGTTATCAAGCCCGGAAG GATGACGTTACTTCTAGGGCCCCCAGGTTCGGGAAAATCCACTTTGCTTTTAGCTCTGGCTGGGAAACTCGATGCCAATCTGAAG AAAAGTGGTAATATCACCTACAATGGGAATAAGCTCAGTGATTTCTGCGTTCAAAGGACTTCTGCCTATATAAGCCAAACAGATAATCATATTGCCGAGTTAACCGTTCGAGAAACCTTTGATTTCGCTGCAAGATGTCAAGGTGCAAGTGAAGGTTTTGCAG GATATATGAAAGATTTGGCCCGTTTTGAGAATGAAAGGGGTATACGTCCAAGTCCAGAGATTGATGCCTTTATGAAG GCATCATCTGTTGGCGGTAAAAGACATAGCGTTTCGACAGAATATGTTTTGAAAGTGCTTGGTCTTGAAGTTTGTGCGGACACCTTTGTCGGGAATGATATGCTCAGGGGCGTCTCTGGTGGCCAAAGAAAAAGAGTCACTACGG GAGAAATGATTGTTGGACCTAGGAAGACTCTATTTATGGATGAAATATCCACGGGGTTAGATAGCTCAACGACGTACCAAATCGTTAAATGTGTTAGGAATTTTGTTCATTTAATGGATGCAACTGTCCTAATGGCTCTTCTTCAGCCCGCACCAGAGACATTTGACTTGTTTGATGACTTGTTGCTACTGTCAGAAGGACATGTTGTGTATCAAGGACCTCGGTCAGACGTGTTAGAATTTTTCGAGTCATTAGGTTTTCGTTTGCCACCACGTAAGGGAGTTGCAGATTTTCTCCAAGAG GTTACTTCGAGAAAGGATCAAGCTCAGTATTGGGCGGATCCATCTAGGCCATACGAGTTTCTATCTGTTTCCAAAATTGCAGAAGCATTTAAAATGTCCAGATTTGGTAGTTCTGTCGAGTCTGCACTTGCGGCTTCAAATGTTCAATCCAACAGCCATCCTAACGCTTTGTCCAAAACGAATTTTGCTGTCTCAAAGTGGGAGCTGTTCAAAACATGCTTTGCCCGAGAAGTGCTGCTAATCAGCAGACATCGCTTTCTGTATATTTTTAGGACCTGTCAG GTTGCTTGTGTTGGACTGGTAACCTGCACAATTTTCTTACGGACAAGACTACACCCCACTGATGAGACAAATGGCAACCTCTACCTATCCTGCCTTTTCTTTGGGCTAATACACATGATGTTTAATGGATTTTCTGAGCTACCGATAACAATATCTCGGCTACCCGTATTCTACAAGCAAAGAGATAATTTCTTCTATCCAGCATGGGCGTGGTCTCTTTCCAGCTGGATTCTACGTGTCCCTTACTCTGTTATCGAGGCCGTTGTGTGGTCTTGTGTAGTATACTACACTGTTGGATTTGCTCCTGGCGCTGGGAG gtTTTTCCGGTTTATGCTATTGCTCCTTGCAGTGCACCAAATGGCATTGGGTCTATTCCGTATGATGGCTACAATAGCTCGAGATATGGTCATTGCAAATACATTTGGGTCCGCTGCATTGCTAATTATATTCTTACTGGGTGGATTTATTATACCAAAGT CCATGATCAAGCCATGGTGGGTCTGGGGTTTCTGGGTGTCCCCACTATCCTATGGACAACGCGCAATCTCTGTTAATGAATTTACCGCCACAAGATGGACGGAG AAATCTGCCCATGGGAACAATTCAGTTGGCTACAATGTACTTCAGTCTCACAGCTTACCATCTAGTGGTCATTGGTATTGGATTGGAGTTGGGGTTTTACTCCTTTATTCACTGCTCTTCAACAATATTGTGACTTTAGCTTTGGCTTACCTTAACC CTATCATAACAGCGCAGAGTGTGATTCCCGTGGATGAGACTGCAGAAAATTCCAGCCAGGGCATTG ATAGTACACAATCAAGATCAAATCCAACGTCCTCTGGGGAGGGTAACAAGAAGAAGGGCATGATTCTTCCATTTCAGCCATTAACAATGACTTTCCATGATGTCAATTACTTTGTTGACATGCCAAAG GCTATGCGTTCACAAGGTATTCCAGAAAGTAAACTACAGCTATTGTCGAAAGTTAGTGGAGTCTTCTCTCCAGGAGTACTCACTGCATTGGTCGGTTCAAGTGGAGCTGGTAAGACTACATTAATGGATGTTCTTGCTGGAAGGAAAACAGGTGGATATATTGAAGGTGAAATCAGGATATCAGGTCACCCAAAGCAGCAGCATACTTTTGCTAGAGTTTCTGGGTATGTAGAACAAAATGATATACATTCTCCCCAAGTGACAGTCGAGGAGTCTCTCTGGTTTTCTGCCAGTCTCCGCCTCCCAAAAGAAgtcagcaaagaaaaaaaacgg GAGTTTGTGGAAGAGGTAATGAAATTAGTTGAGCTTGATACGCTTAGGCATGCTCTGGTTGGTCTACCCGGTAGCTCAGGTTTATCAACGGAACAAAGGAAACGGTTAACCATTGCAGTTGAGCTAGTTGCAAATCCTTCTATTATCTTTATGGATGAGCCTACCTCTGGTCTTGATGCTCGTGCAGCAGCTATTGTCATGAGAACTGTTCGTAATACTGTTGATACCGGAAGAACTGTGGTTTGTACCATTCACCAGCCAAGTATTGACATATTTGAAGCATTTGATGAG TTGCTTCTCATGAAACGTGGAGGATGCGTAATATACGGAGGCAAGCTTGGAACACATTCACAGGTCCTAATAGACTATTTtcag GGCATCAATGGAATCACTCCAATCCCAAGTGGTTATAATCCAGCAACTTGGATGCTTGAGGTTACTACACCGGCTGCTGAACAGAAAATTGGTGCTGATTTTGCAGATATTTACAGAAATTCGGATCAGTTCAG GGAGGTGGAAGCTACAATTGAACGCTTAAGTGTCCCACCTGCTGGCTCAGAGCCTTTAAAATTTGACACCATGTTTTCACAGGACCAACtctctcaatttttcatttgtcttTGGAAACAAAATCTTGTCTATTGGAGAAGTCCACAGTATAATGCAGTGAGGATTTTTTTCACTACATTAAGCGCACTGATTTTTGGCTCCGTCTTTTGGGATATCGGCTCAAGAAG AGAGTCAACTCAAGACCTTTTCATGGTGATGGGAGCTCTTTATGCATCATGCCTGTTTCTTGGTGTCAACAATGCCTCTTCTGTACAACCAATTGTTTCCATAGAGAGGACGGTGTTCTATCGAGAGAAAGCGGCTGGAATGTACTCCCCATTGTCCTATGCGGCAGCCCAG GGCCTGGTGGAGATTCCGTATGTAGCTGTGCAAACCATAATGTATGGAGTCATCACATATTTCATGGTTAACTTCGAGAGGACAGCAA gaaagttctttctttttcttgtgttCATGTTCCTTACCTTCACCTACTTTACCTTTTACGGCATGATGGCTGTTGGTCTCACTCCTTCACAGCATTTGGCAGCTGTCATTTCTTCAGCCTTTTACTCTCTGTGGAATCTCCTGTCAGGATTTCTTGTCCCGAAACCG